A part of Streptomyces sp. DSM 40750 genomic DNA contains:
- a CDS encoding lipoprotein yields the protein MGRAVRGTVLAQTALLAGVLTGCSEAAQSDYAKASAGATRSATAEAAADAAESGGSVGAAGSACELPVTFDTAEKWQAEAVETEVPGGGSGSEEDELAAELAEGLLHQGPFTAACEIDAKPAGNIGFIRVWTGEAGAKEGDAEALLKEFVAAEGNTSKAKYSAFTSDSDVSGTEVEYLYTSEALEETKKERAFLTVTPDGPVVVHLGGFDTQEHEEMLPAYELARRTLRTT from the coding sequence GTGGGAAGAGCGGTACGGGGGACGGTGCTGGCGCAGACGGCGCTGCTGGCCGGGGTGCTGACAGGGTGTTCGGAGGCGGCGCAGAGCGACTACGCGAAGGCGTCGGCCGGCGCCACCAGGTCGGCGACGGCGGAAGCAGCGGCGGACGCCGCCGAGAGCGGCGGCAGCGTCGGCGCGGCCGGTTCCGCCTGCGAACTGCCGGTCACCTTCGACACGGCCGAGAAGTGGCAGGCGGAGGCCGTCGAGACCGAGGTGCCCGGCGGCGGGAGCGGTTCCGAGGAGGACGAGCTCGCCGCGGAACTGGCCGAGGGGCTGCTCCACCAGGGCCCGTTCACCGCCGCGTGCGAGATCGACGCCAAGCCGGCCGGGAACATCGGCTTCATCCGCGTCTGGACCGGCGAGGCGGGCGCGAAGGAGGGAGACGCCGAGGCGCTGCTCAAGGAGTTCGTGGCGGCCGAGGGCAACACCAGCAAGGCGAAGTACAGCGCGTTCACCTCGGACTCCGACGTCTCCGGCACCGAGGTCGAGTACCTCTACACCAGCGAGGCCCTGGAGGAGACGAAGAAGGAGCGGGCCTTCCTCACGGTCACCCCGGACGGCCCCGTCGTCGTCCATCTCGGCGGTTTCGACACCCAGGAACACGAGGAGATGCTCCCGGCGTACGAGCTCGCCAGACGGACCCTGCGCACCACCTGA